In a genomic window of Methanosarcina horonobensis HB-1 = JCM 15518:
- a CDS encoding class I SAM-dependent methyltransferase translates to MDEKGKSPGFPYIAEHIFAPIYPVIAAHIVKESGIKRGICLDLGCGIASLGIAVAELTDMQVYGVDFSTEMCRLSKDKAHRYCLSGKVIPLQADVHLLPFRENCADLIVSRGSVFFWKDLPVAFREISRILAPGGQAWIGGGFGTKELKAMISEKMVEIDPDWHTASKKRLSSENLRAMQEAGRQTEIPYRVVQDDSGFWVILSKDE, encoded by the coding sequence ATGGACGAAAAGGGCAAATCTCCGGGTTTTCCTTATATTGCGGAGCATATTTTCGCTCCCATTTACCCCGTAATAGCAGCTCATATCGTCAAAGAAAGCGGGATAAAACGGGGCATTTGCCTGGACCTGGGATGCGGTATCGCATCCCTGGGGATCGCTGTTGCGGAACTCACGGATATGCAGGTTTATGGGGTTGATTTCTCAACGGAGATGTGCAGGCTTTCTAAGGACAAAGCTCACCGCTACTGCCTTTCAGGTAAAGTTATTCCTTTACAGGCTGATGTCCACCTGCTCCCCTTCAGGGAAAACTGTGCAGACCTGATAGTAAGCCGCGGCTCTGTATTTTTCTGGAAAGATCTGCCTGTGGCTTTCAGGGAAATTTCCCGTATCCTTGCTCCGGGGGGGCAGGCCTGGATAGGGGGCGGTTTCGGCACAAAAGAATTGAAGGCCATGATTTCTGAAAAAATGGTCGAAATCGACCCGGACTGGCATACCGCTTCAAAAAAGCGCCTCAGCTCGGAAAATCTTCGGGCTATGCAGGAAGCCGGGAGGCAGACTGAAATTCCCTATCGTGTAGTCCAGGACGATTCGGGCTTCTGGGTGATCCTGAGCAAGGATGAGTAA
- a CDS encoding radical SAM protein: MQCNVCEFGCEINEYSRGRCGTYVYTGDTIVQDPGMGYLGAYPVSIETIPLLHYYSSGKFLQVFSTGCNFQCSGCVARLLASGKPLSHSTLTPSQVVERALQQECLGVVSTLNEPAANYYLFRDLAVQAKEQGLLAGCSTNCYFTDETLNKLGQIVDFMNVGIKGYSDRSYRSCGVPSSAPVFRNISRLFDMGVHVEISVVYSRGNEEDVIKVAEAVSDISPTIPVQVMRFIPFGDAPIELEPSIGEAESLCTSLRKHIDHVYLFNSPGTELLNTYCPECGSLLAEREFYGPMGSRPVKPWVTYTCDCGKTVPVKGITATECFNEEGFMGGYRISRAFGMVHGVLTCLEVLDDSRLIDTWEKISDSGTLMQVHHMIQQPYAYLEFVRLIAEKAGEPEKGEELISFIRTRLELVHALAAKNSGHKVYYCMGSPLFALNAGRMENNLVTFSGSMSINKQLQKEGKPGVNVSPSFINENNPETIFISGFLSRPLDEFYALCRQYGIEADAVKQKRIYAVPPSWDFGNPRWILGLMYIADKLYPGDSGIDLKREADEFYLQFYRMPFGESKSNRSFHRPTSGIWPLHVTRCTHA, translated from the coding sequence ATGCAATGTAATGTGTGTGAGTTCGGGTGCGAAATCAATGAATACAGCAGGGGCAGGTGCGGGACTTATGTCTATACCGGCGATACCATAGTCCAGGACCCTGGCATGGGATATCTTGGAGCATATCCTGTTTCCATAGAAACTATTCCTTTGCTTCATTATTATTCCTCAGGTAAGTTCCTCCAGGTCTTCAGTACTGGCTGCAATTTCCAGTGTTCCGGGTGTGTGGCTCGCTTGCTGGCCTCAGGCAAACCTCTCTCCCATTCCACCTTAACTCCTTCCCAGGTCGTGGAAAGAGCCCTGCAGCAGGAGTGCCTGGGCGTGGTTTCTACACTTAATGAACCTGCTGCAAATTATTACCTCTTCAGGGATCTTGCAGTGCAGGCAAAAGAACAGGGTTTGCTCGCAGGCTGTTCCACAAACTGCTATTTCACAGATGAGACTTTGAACAAGCTTGGGCAGATTGTGGATTTCATGAATGTCGGAATCAAAGGTTATTCTGACAGGAGTTACAGAAGCTGCGGAGTCCCTTCATCAGCTCCTGTTTTCCGCAACATTTCCCGGCTTTTTGACATGGGAGTGCATGTTGAAATCTCAGTTGTTTATTCCAGAGGAAATGAGGAAGATGTGATAAAGGTTGCAGAAGCAGTATCAGATATCTCCCCTACCATTCCGGTTCAGGTCATGAGGTTCATTCCCTTCGGGGACGCTCCTATTGAGCTTGAACCTTCCATCGGAGAGGCGGAGAGCCTGTGCACCTCTCTGCGTAAACACATAGATCATGTCTACCTCTTCAATTCTCCTGGTACGGAACTATTGAACACATACTGTCCTGAATGCGGAAGCCTCCTGGCAGAGCGGGAATTCTACGGGCCCATGGGTTCAAGGCCTGTAAAACCCTGGGTAACTTACACATGTGATTGCGGGAAGACTGTGCCGGTTAAAGGGATAACTGCAACCGAATGCTTCAATGAGGAAGGTTTCATGGGCGGGTACAGGATAAGCCGGGCTTTCGGAATGGTCCATGGAGTGCTCACATGTCTGGAAGTATTGGACGATTCCAGGTTAATAGACACATGGGAGAAAATCTCCGATTCCGGAACCCTTATGCAGGTTCACCATATGATCCAGCAGCCATACGCTTATCTTGAGTTTGTCAGGCTTATCGCTGAAAAGGCAGGCGAGCCGGAAAAAGGAGAAGAACTTATTTCTTTTATCCGTACGCGTCTGGAGCTTGTCCATGCCCTTGCAGCAAAAAACAGTGGTCATAAGGTGTATTATTGTATGGGCTCTCCTCTCTTTGCCCTGAACGCTGGAAGAATGGAAAACAACCTTGTGACATTCTCAGGGAGCATGAGCATCAATAAGCAGCTTCAAAAGGAAGGAAAGCCGGGTGTAAATGTTTCTCCTTCTTTTATCAATGAAAATAACCCGGAAACCATTTTCATCTCCGGCTTCCTTTCCCGACCCCTTGACGAGTTCTATGCCCTGTGCAGGCAATACGGCATAGAGGCGGATGCTGTAAAACAGAAGCGAATTTATGCAGTCCCGCCCTCCTGGGATTTCGGAAATCCTCGCTGGATACTGGGGCTCATGTACATAGCAGATAAACTATATCCCGGAGATTCAGGAATCGACCTTAAAAGGGAAGCAGATGAATTCTACCTGCAGTTCTACAGGATGCCGTTTGGGGAATCCAAATCTAACAGGTCTTTTCACAGGCCAACTTCCGGGATCTGGCCCCTACATGTGACGAGGTGCACTCATGCCTGA